Proteins encoded within one genomic window of Lysinibacillus sphaericus:
- a CDS encoding ECF transporter S component, whose product MQKSISYSHSRTFDLILSAMLIALVFVATLTLNIKLPIKANGGLVHLGTGMLFIASILFGPKKGAIAGAIGMGLFDVVSGWTLWAPITIVARGLQGYIVGKIAWSNGRKGNSIAFNVLAMIISVPFMVAVYYVGEGILYANWVAPLTSIPGDLVQNVLGMIVAIPVCILLRKTPIFK is encoded by the coding sequence ATGCAAAAATCAATAAGCTATTCACATTCACGCACTTTTGATCTCATTCTATCAGCCATGTTAATTGCACTTGTGTTTGTAGCAACACTCACATTGAATATTAAACTACCTATTAAAGCAAATGGTGGATTGGTTCATCTTGGTACAGGTATGCTCTTTATCGCATCTATTCTTTTTGGTCCTAAAAAAGGTGCAATTGCAGGTGCAATAGGCATGGGTTTATTTGACGTTGTATCTGGATGGACATTGTGGGCGCCTATTACAATCGTAGCTCGTGGCTTACAAGGCTATATCGTAGGGAAAATCGCTTGGTCGAACGGACGCAAAGGAAACAGCATTGCTTTTAATGTTCTTGCTATGATTATTTCAGTTCCATTTATGGTAGCCGTTTATTATGTTGGGGAAGGTATTTTATATGCCAATTGGGTTGCACCATTGACTTCTATTCCTGGAGACTTAGTTCAAAATGTTTTAGGAATGATTGTGGCAATTCCGGTTTGTATTCTCTTAAGAAAAACACCGATTTTCAAATAA
- a CDS encoding 3-oxoacyl-ACP reductase, producing the protein MKFAEYNGKTVFITGAASGIGQAQAIAFLENGAYVFGLDVDERGLGQLQQQYPERFAYTLGSVCKKSDVEHAFQAAMASFSSVDILLNTAGVLDGFAKTLDTDEALWDKIMNTNVKGTFFVTNTILPHMVKRKSGIIVNMASIAGLIAGGGGAAYTASKHAIVGYTKQLDLDYCREGIRANAIAPGAIQTAMTKADFEGDGEMAKWVANETPAGRWAQPSEVANLTLFLASHAADYIHGAVVPIDGGWIAK; encoded by the coding sequence ATGAAGTTTGCAGAATATAATGGTAAAACAGTGTTTATTACAGGTGCTGCGTCAGGTATTGGCCAAGCACAAGCTATTGCTTTTTTAGAAAACGGTGCTTATGTTTTTGGTTTGGATGTAGATGAGCGAGGGTTAGGGCAATTACAGCAGCAATACCCTGAGCGCTTTGCTTATACGCTAGGAAGTGTCTGTAAAAAAAGTGATGTAGAGCACGCTTTTCAAGCAGCAATGGCAAGCTTTAGCAGCGTAGATATCTTACTGAATACAGCTGGCGTTTTAGATGGTTTTGCCAAAACACTAGATACCGATGAGGCGCTATGGGACAAAATTATGAATACGAATGTAAAGGGTACTTTTTTTGTAACGAATACGATTTTGCCTCATATGGTAAAGCGTAAATCGGGCATCATCGTTAATATGGCGTCTATTGCTGGGCTGATTGCAGGAGGTGGGGGTGCGGCTTATACAGCATCCAAGCATGCCATTGTGGGCTATACGAAACAGTTGGATTTAGATTATTGTCGTGAGGGGATACGTGCGAATGCCATTGCACCAGGAGCTATTCAAACAGCTATGACCAAAGCGGATTTTGAAGGCGATGGTGAAATGGCAAAATGGGTTGCCAATGAGACGCCAGCGGGTCGTTGGGCACAACCAAGCGAAGTGGCGAATTTAACGCTTTTTTTGGCGAGTCATGCCGCAGATTATATACATGGAGCTGTGGTACCAATTGACGGTGGTTGGATTGCGAAATAG
- a CDS encoding transcriptional regulator SplA domain-containing protein: protein MQQQSYNAGDIVYIFYRNPHIQDVANIQEAAVVTNPENPNELALFLFETYYPLTNDFVIFSSEMDAEQAYHQYFH from the coding sequence ATGCAACAGCAATCATACAATGCAGGGGATATTGTTTATATCTTTTACCGCAATCCACATATTCAAGATGTCGCAAATATACAGGAAGCGGCAGTTGTTACTAATCCGGAAAATCCAAATGAATTGGCGTTATTTCTTTTTGAAACTTACTATCCGTTAACGAATGACTTTGTTATTTTTTCAAGTGAGATGGATGCGGAGCAAGCATATCATCAATACTTTCATTGA
- a CDS encoding arginine deiminase family protein — MMSFQPSCWSEHGELTAVMLCAPSKLDVPDLKTAENVQWSAAVSHTQAMENFIELKETLQQAGVHVIDYATHLLADAQHLSEQLLNRYFVRDLACVFGNRMLPGAAGSSIRRPEYGHAHTLLQKWFPQHFMPAKESSHVLEFGDVMVLNRDAVLINIGVRTTRQGVEQIKDSIFQAGFSEIGIIDLPRSSDTLHLDMNCNIANNDVVIAKSFMRYFPIQIITTSGTRFDMTEQFFNRHGFELYWLEKYNTIPDINFLNINPETLLVSKKATKQHFKAHPKLQKKNIVEIDVTELEKGGGGIRCMTLPLVRKSV; from the coding sequence ATGATGTCATTTCAACCAAGCTGTTGGTCGGAGCACGGAGAGCTTACTGCGGTTATGCTTTGTGCACCTTCCAAATTAGATGTACCAGATTTAAAAACGGCAGAAAATGTACAATGGAGTGCTGCTGTTTCACATACCCAAGCAATGGAAAATTTTATAGAGTTGAAAGAGACTTTACAACAGGCAGGCGTGCACGTAATAGATTACGCAACACATCTATTAGCAGATGCGCAGCACCTTAGCGAACAACTTCTAAATCGTTATTTTGTGCGTGATCTTGCATGTGTGTTTGGTAACCGAATGCTACCAGGTGCAGCGGGTAGCTCGATTAGACGACCTGAATATGGACATGCGCACACATTACTTCAGAAATGGTTTCCGCAACACTTTATGCCCGCTAAGGAAAGTAGCCATGTATTAGAGTTTGGAGATGTGATGGTGTTAAATCGTGATGCTGTGCTTATTAATATAGGTGTAAGAACGACAAGGCAGGGTGTAGAGCAGATAAAAGACAGTATTTTTCAAGCAGGTTTCTCTGAAATAGGCATTATTGATTTGCCTCGAAGCTCGGATACACTGCATTTAGATATGAATTGTAATATTGCCAACAACGATGTCGTCATAGCGAAAAGTTTTATGCGTTATTTTCCTATCCAAATAATTACAACAAGTGGGACTCGTTTTGATATGACCGAACAATTTTTCAATCGTCATGGGTTTGAGTTGTATTGGTTAGAAAAGTATAACACCATTCCTGATATCAATTTTTTAAATATCAATCCCGAAACATTGTTAGTCAGTAAAAAGGCGACTAAACAGCATTTTAAAGCGCATCCAAAATTACAAAAGAAAAATATTGTGGAAATTGACGTGACAGAGCTTGAAAAAGGCGGTGGTGGTATTCGCTGTATGACATTACCATTAGTGCGAAAATCGGTATAG
- a CDS encoding DUF2829 domain-containing protein: MTFEEVLPRLKAGEKVIREGWGGAELYVKLVGQSVHDGENLNPYFLINVRGEGYTMFTPTVCDLLAEDWKIVN, translated from the coding sequence ATGACGTTTGAAGAAGTATTACCGCGTTTAAAGGCGGGCGAGAAAGTAATTCGTGAAGGATGGGGCGGTGCTGAATTATATGTTAAGCTTGTAGGTCAAAGCGTGCACGACGGAGAGAATTTGAACCCCTATTTTTTAATTAATGTGCGTGGCGAGGGTTACACGATGTTCACACCAACAGTATGTGATTTATTAGCCGAAGATTGGAAAATCGTAAACTAA
- the splB gene encoding spore photoproduct lyase: MRKPFTPQLVYFEPDALDYPLGQELKEKFEQMGIEIRYTTSHNQVRNLPGDNDLQKYRIAKSTLVVGIRKTLKFDTSKPSAEYAIPFATGCMGHCHYCYLQTTMGSKPYIRTYVNVEEILEAADNYMAERAPEITRFEASCTSDIVGIDHLTHTLKRAIEHFGQSEFGLLRFVTKFHYVDHLLDAKHNGKTRFRFSVNADYVIKNFEPGTSPLDKRIEAAGKVARAGYPLGFIVAPIYLHEGWEEGYYHMFERLDAELPHDVRDDITFEFIQHRFTKPAKKVIEKNYPMTKLELDETARRYKWGKYGIGKYIYQKEEEEDIKEHLYGYMKKFFPNAKLEYFT; this comes from the coding sequence ATGCGAAAACCATTTACACCTCAGCTCGTTTATTTTGAACCTGATGCGCTCGACTATCCGCTTGGACAAGAACTAAAAGAGAAGTTTGAGCAAATGGGCATAGAAATTCGTTATACTACATCTCATAATCAAGTGCGCAATCTTCCTGGAGACAATGATTTGCAAAAGTATCGGATTGCCAAGTCAACGCTCGTCGTGGGTATTCGAAAAACATTAAAATTTGATACTTCTAAACCGTCAGCAGAGTATGCTATTCCTTTTGCCACTGGATGTATGGGGCATTGTCATTATTGTTATTTGCAAACAACGATGGGCAGCAAGCCTTATATTCGCACATATGTCAATGTTGAGGAAATACTTGAAGCTGCAGACAACTATATGGCAGAACGAGCACCTGAAATTACGCGCTTTGAAGCATCGTGTACATCAGATATTGTTGGAATTGATCACTTAACACATACGTTAAAAAGAGCGATTGAGCATTTTGGACAAAGTGAGTTTGGTTTACTGCGATTTGTAACGAAATTCCATTATGTGGACCATTTATTAGATGCCAAACATAATGGCAAGACAAGATTTCGTTTTAGTGTAAATGCGGACTATGTGATTAAAAACTTTGAGCCAGGCACATCTCCTTTAGATAAGCGCATTGAAGCGGCTGGAAAAGTAGCGAGAGCAGGCTATCCTCTAGGTTTTATTGTTGCGCCCATTTATCTGCACGAAGGTTGGGAGGAAGGCTATTATCATATGTTTGAGCGTCTAGATGCGGAATTGCCTCATGATGTAAGGGACGATATTACCTTTGAATTTATTCAACATCGCTTTACAAAGCCTGCGAAAAAAGTAATCGAAAAAAACTATCCGATGACAAAATTAGAATTGGATGAAACTGCGAGAAGATACAAGTGGGGGAAATATGGGATTGGTAAATATATTTATCAAAAAGAAGAAGAGGAAGACATAAAAGAACATCTTTATGGCTATATGAAAAAATTTTTCCCCAATGCGAAACTAGAGTATTTTACGTAA
- a CDS encoding QueT transporter family protein, protein MNTSIVKDSPRTSVRELTKVALVAALYVAVTVLLSVISFGAVQLRLSEMFNYLALYNKRYVVAVTLGVVLANFMSPTWILDVPIGGIATFLVLILCRMVTKNIKQDSWKMVITAVIFALSMFTVAGQLTILYDLPFWATWFTVGVGELLSMTVGGVTIYLLNKKIDLSK, encoded by the coding sequence TTGAATACATCTATTGTAAAAGATTCACCGCGTACTTCTGTAAGGGAACTTACTAAAGTAGCACTTGTCGCAGCCTTATATGTGGCTGTAACTGTATTATTGTCAGTGATTAGCTTTGGAGCAGTGCAGCTACGTTTGTCAGAGATGTTCAACTATTTGGCGCTGTACAATAAACGCTATGTAGTAGCAGTAACCCTAGGTGTTGTATTAGCAAATTTTATGTCGCCGACTTGGATTCTTGATGTGCCTATTGGCGGAATTGCAACATTTCTAGTATTAATTCTTTGTCGAATGGTAACTAAAAACATTAAGCAGGATAGTTGGAAAATGGTCATCACAGCAGTGATTTTTGCACTATCGATGTTTACTGTTGCAGGCCAATTAACGATACTGTATGATCTGCCATTTTGGGCGACATGGTTTACGGTTGGTGTCGGAGAATTATTATCGATGACTGTTGGTGGCGTGACCATTTACTTATTAAATAAAAAAATAGATTTATCCAAATAG
- a CDS encoding amino acid permease, translating to MESKTSKGQMSWWQLSLLGVGCTLGTGFFLGTSMAIAKSGPAVLIPFILAAIGTYIVYDALVNMSVANPDKGSFRTYAKQAFGNWAGFSNGWVYLISELLIMGSQLMALGIFTRFWFPSIPLWMTASGFGALGLLIILTGMKGFEKFQNVFGAMKAAAVVMFIVVAAILMLKGMNSEPRQVDVILANFQGFFSEGVKGVWLGLLYAFFAFGGIEVMGLLVIDLKDPHQAPKAGKVMIVILTTIYVIALVCALALVHWASFTIDESPFITALANFNIPFVADIITGILIIAGFSTMVASLYAVVTILTALAEDHDAPAILAKKGKMKVPLPAFLFLTGGLIITITIGFLIPEKIFEYLITAAGLMLIYNWLFILVTYAKLMTLTKWQHVKNIVGMLLIAVTVSGTLGEKTSRLGFYISFLFIVFIALATLIVMKKRSNHRSV from the coding sequence ATGGAGTCAAAAACAAGCAAAGGCCAAATGTCTTGGTGGCAGTTGTCCCTGTTAGGTGTAGGGTGTACGTTAGGGACAGGTTTTTTTCTTGGAACAAGCATGGCCATTGCAAAGAGTGGGCCTGCTGTTTTAATTCCATTTATTTTAGCAGCCATTGGCACCTACATTGTCTATGATGCGCTCGTGAATATGTCTGTTGCCAATCCTGACAAAGGATCATTTCGTACGTATGCAAAACAAGCTTTTGGCAATTGGGCAGGTTTTAGTAATGGTTGGGTCTATTTAATTTCTGAACTATTAATTATGGGGAGCCAATTAATGGCATTAGGAATTTTCACGCGTTTTTGGTTTCCTAGCATACCGCTATGGATGACTGCATCAGGTTTTGGTGCACTTGGCTTGCTCATTATACTGACGGGAATGAAAGGCTTTGAAAAATTTCAAAATGTATTTGGGGCAATGAAAGCCGCTGCTGTTGTAATGTTTATTGTAGTTGCTGCTATCCTAATGTTAAAGGGGATGAATAGCGAGCCAAGGCAAGTAGATGTTATTCTAGCAAACTTTCAAGGCTTTTTTTCGGAAGGAGTAAAGGGCGTTTGGCTTGGTTTACTCTATGCATTTTTTGCTTTTGGTGGCATAGAGGTGATGGGGCTACTCGTAATCGATTTAAAAGATCCCCATCAGGCACCGAAAGCCGGAAAAGTAATGATTGTTATCCTTACTACGATTTATGTAATTGCACTAGTCTGTGCCCTTGCATTAGTACATTGGGCATCATTCACAATAGACGAAAGCCCGTTTATTACTGCTCTTGCAAATTTTAATATCCCATTTGTTGCGGATATCATAACCGGTATTTTAATTATTGCTGGATTTTCTACAATGGTTGCGTCCTTGTATGCTGTTGTCACGATTTTAACGGCTTTAGCTGAAGATCATGATGCACCAGCGATATTAGCGAAAAAAGGAAAAATGAAAGTTCCATTACCAGCCTTTCTGTTCCTCACGGGTGGTTTAATTATCACTATTACAATCGGCTTCCTGATTCCAGAAAAGATTTTTGAATACTTAATAACGGCAGCAGGATTAATGTTAATTTATAATTGGCTTTTTATTTTAGTAACCTATGCAAAACTTATGACATTAACGAAGTGGCAACATGTAAAAAATATTGTTGGGATGCTGCTAATTGCGGTAACTGTTTCGGGCACTTTAGGCGAAAAAACAAGCAGACTCGGTTTTTACATAAGCTTTCTGTTCATCGTCTTCATTGCACTGGCAACATTAATTGTTATGAAAAAACGGAGCAACCATCGCTCCGTTTAA